The Bacteroidales bacterium genomic sequence TCACCGACCGCATCCCCACCTCTCTGGGTCAGCCCACGGCCACCCTTCCGCTCTCCATCTTTTTCCAGCTCACCTCTCCCATCCCGGAAGTCAAGAACAGGGCTTATGCGGCGGCGGTGGTGCTGACCGTCATTATTCTGCTGACCAGTTTGCTGGCACGCTTTTTCACAAGCAAGTTTAAAAAACAAAGCATCAAATTCTAGACATGGAAAACCATACAAAGATCCAGATCGAGGACCTGAACCTGAACATCGGGCGCGCGAAAATCCTCCGGGATATCAACGTGAAGATCCCTAAACATAAGATCACCGTGATCCTGGGCCCCTCGGGCTGCGGAAAGACCACTCTGCTTAAAAGCATGAACCGGCTGACCGATATCAATCCCGACATCCGGGTGCGGGGGAGGATCCTCATCGACGGAAAGGACATCCTGGATCCCTCGGTGGATGTCCCTTCCATCCGTAAACGCATGGGGCTGCTGTCGCAGCGGCCTTACCCCCTGCCCATGAACATCCAGAAAAATATCGCCTACGGGCTGGAGATAAGCGGCAGGCGCAAAAAGCAGTTCCGCGACAAACGCATCGAACACTACCTGAAACAGGCGAGCCTCTGGGAAGAGGTGAAGGACCGGCTGAAAGAGCCCGCCGCAAGCCTGAGCATCGGTCAGCAGCAGCGGCTCTGCCTGGCCCGGGGACTGGCCGTGGATCCTGATATTCTCCTGGCCGACGAGCCCACCTCGGCCCTGGATCCCATCTCCAGCCAGGAGATCGAAAAAAAATTCATCGAGCTGAAGCGGGGCTACACCATCGTGTTGGTGACCCATGTGCTGCGGCAGGCCATCCGGCTGGCCGATTACGTGATTTTTATGTACCTGGGCGAGGTGATTGAGCAGGGCGAGGCCGAACGTTTTTTCAAGCAGCCGCAGACCGAGATTACCAAGGCCTACCTGCAGGGAAGCATCAACTAAAAGAAAGGAAACATTTATTTAAAGAAAGGAAACATTCCCCACTAAAAAACGGTACCTCATGAAACCCCGGCTTCTTTTTACCCTCCTGATCCTCCCCATAACACTGCCCGCTTTTTCCCAGCTCACCATCGGGGCTGAGCTGCGTCCCAGGGCCCTGCTCAATGCCGGGTACGGCACCCCCCTCCCGAAAGAGGAGATCCCCCGCCTGTACGTCACCCAGCGGATCCGCCTGAACGCCGGGTTTAAACAGGGATCCATTGAGACCTACATCTCCTTCCAGGACGTGCGCTTCTGGGGAGGCGATACCCAGTACAAATCCAGCGGGACCTTCGGGAACACCGGGAGCATGAGCCTGCACCAGGGCTGGTTCAAAGCACAGCTGCTCCCCTGGCTCTCGGTGAAGGCGGGCCGGCAGCTGCTCAGCTACGACGACCAGCGGATCCTCTCCGCCAGGGGATGGAACGATTCGCAGGTAAGCTACGATGCCCTGCTCTTCCAGGCAGGCAACGAAAGCCACAAAATGGACCTGGGCCTGTCGTGGAACGCCCAGTCGGCCGTGCTGACCGCCGTGCCGCCCCAGAAGTTCAAAACCCTGGATTTCCTGCGCTACCAGCGGACCATGGAGCAGCTGACCTATTCCCTGATTGCCCTGGTCACGGGCAACTACCTGACCGATTCCACGGAGGATGTTCGCTACCGGGCCACCTGGGGGGCCAACATGGGATATAGCGGTCACCCCCTCGAAGCAAAAACGTCCCTCTATTACCAGCATACCCTGAACCAGGCGGGGGAGACCGTGAGCGCCTTCTGCGCCAGCGTGAATATTGGAGTTCCCCTGGCGCAGGATAAGATCAAAATAAGCGCTGGTCTCGACTATATATCGGGCCAGGACGCCCTGAAGAGCGAAAACGGCTACCCGGAGACCAGCCATACCTTCGATCTGCTCTATGGCAGAAGGCACGGCTGGTACGGCTACCTGGACTATTTCAGCAACATGCCCGCCCAGGGGCTGCAGGATTATATAGTGAAAGGCGAATACCGGCTTTCGGAAAAACTCGTATTGAAAAGCGATTACCATTATTTCCGACTGGCCGCCGCCCTGTCCGACCCCGAACTTCCCGGGACCGCCCTCCCCGCTCATCTGGGCCATGAACTGGACCTGAAACTCAACTGGACCCTCAGCAAAACAGCAGCGCTGGAGGCAGGCTACAGCTTCCTGGTCCCCGGCCCGACCCTGGAGATACTCAAGGGCGTAGCGGACACCCCCATCCGCCTGCCGCAGTTCGCCTACCTGATGATCTCCATCAAACCCTCCTTCACCCTGCAATAAAAATTCCCCCGAAACACCACGAGTGGTCCAATTTTTGTAAGTTTGTACCCACTACCGGGGCTGAAATGGATTTGACAGCGAGATAAACTGGTATGTAAGCATGCCGAGCGTGGTGATTTGGCTCGTTAATCCCAGGTCTCACACTTATAATTGGCGATAATAACTATGCTCTCGCAGCCTAGTTCTACACAGTAGACTATGCCTAATCCCGGTCTTAGAGACTGAGGACGAGATGTCTCGCAGCTGTTTCCTCCTGGTTGGCAGTTGTATATGAGGCACAAGCTAAGCAAGGATAGCCTTTGGGAGGTCCCGGCCCACCGGCGAAATAAAGGAGACTAAGGATTGAGTTTGTAGCCTTTCGCTGGCTCCGTCCCTACAATTAAAGATTGGCTAAGCATGTAGAAAGCATATGGGTTTCTCGTTTGGACCGGGGTTCGACCCCCCGCAGCTCCACTAAGAGTACTTTCAGACTCCGTCCCCCAAGGATGGAGTTTTCTTTTTCACCCCCCCGTAAGTGCTATGATTGCAATACTTTCCGACTCGCCCTCGGCATCCAGAGAATTTTTGACTCGACTATGGGGAGGGTGAAAAAGTTATTGCAA encodes the following:
- a CDS encoding phosphate ABC transporter ATP-binding protein, with translation MENHTKIQIEDLNLNIGRAKILRDINVKIPKHKITVILGPSGCGKTTLLKSMNRLTDINPDIRVRGRILIDGKDILDPSVDVPSIRKRMGLLSQRPYPLPMNIQKNIAYGLEISGRRKKQFRDKRIEHYLKQASLWEEVKDRLKEPAASLSIGQQQRLCLARGLAVDPDILLADEPTSALDPISSQEIEKKFIELKRGYTIVLVTHVLRQAIRLADYVIFMYLGEVIEQGEAERFFKQPQTEITKAYLQGSIN
- a CDS encoding alginate export family protein, giving the protein MKPRLLFTLLILPITLPAFSQLTIGAELRPRALLNAGYGTPLPKEEIPRLYVTQRIRLNAGFKQGSIETYISFQDVRFWGGDTQYKSSGTFGNTGSMSLHQGWFKAQLLPWLSVKAGRQLLSYDDQRILSARGWNDSQVSYDALLFQAGNESHKMDLGLSWNAQSAVLTAVPPQKFKTLDFLRYQRTMEQLTYSLIALVTGNYLTDSTEDVRYRATWGANMGYSGHPLEAKTSLYYQHTLNQAGETVSAFCASVNIGVPLAQDKIKISAGLDYISGQDALKSENGYPETSHTFDLLYGRRHGWYGYLDYFSNMPAQGLQDYIVKGEYRLSEKLVLKSDYHYFRLAAALSDPELPGTALPAHLGHELDLKLNWTLSKTAALEAGYSFLVPGPTLEILKGVADTPIRLPQFAYLMISIKPSFTLQ